Part of the Ziziphus jujuba cultivar Dongzao chromosome 8, ASM3175591v1 genome is shown below.
tttatttttgatgaatgGTAAAATAGTTCTTCATTTAACTGCATACTATTTCTAGAGCATGAAAGCCATGAAGATGCTGTACACAATATGgaatatctatttaaaaataaataaatctggaAGTCAACAACAAAGGCAGCATAAGATAGTCTTGGCACTGATCCTTGGTTCGTTGCCATCAAGTTTGAGTCTTCTATATGCATTTGAACTGTATCAAATATCTGAAAATAAATCAACATACAAAGCCACCAaaatcaagagaaaaaaaatagggaggaattaaaaaaatcaagggAGTTTCTGGTAATTTGATTGaagcagtatatatatatatatatatattttggataaaCAAGAAGCAGTATATATGTGTACAGCTTTTTTTACAGATTGATACATTTGCGTAGTTTTTAAGTCGCTGTATTTAGAACCAGTACTGAAGTAAAGAACATGGTTTAGATATTGGGCTTCACTTGAAAATTTGGTCCATGATGCCAACTAGAATTACCAATTGTTTGTGAGAAAGCTTTTTtcattctcctttttttttttttttcttttttttccccattaggTTGTGGGCGATATATTCTCTTACCAAACAAAAAGTAGTTAAAAATGCTTTTTGAGATAATTGAAGAAAAGTTGGGCAAGCTTCCCAGAAAGGTTCAATCAGAGTGTTTTGTGATTCTCATTAtccattgtttttgtttgtgtgGAAAAGTGACAAGAGTTTCTTTCACCAATAAAAACATTTGAAATGACATAAAGGAAACAAAATTTCTTTTGACcggaaaaataatgataaataataggTTCATCACCCTTTTTATATTCAACTTttagaatattaaattatgagaaaagatcagaaaattaaaaattaaaatgaaacgaatggatgaaatcaaataaaacaataaggTATTATatagtttctcttttttttatttttttggtgaatataaagtatcatatatgatattaaaccaaaaaaatttaaataaataatctagtgtatattatattattccGAACCTTTTCTGTTGTCcaaccttattattattattattattattttcgtgCTACaatctcaaaaataaataaataaattaatagcgTCCAAAAATAGATTTCCCCAAGAACAAAATTGCAACATTTGTTATGTGCTCAAGATGACATCATATACAGGATATTTCACATATCCTTATCCCTTCTGCTTTTAGGCACTTTTGACTTTTAAACGTTTTTAGTGCTTCCAAAGCTGTCTATCATGTATTGGAATATCCACTACAGGGTTTGCACCGGAATCATACTCTATGCTTGTCTGCTCATTAGTTTATTAACCATAACATAATGTCACATCAGTCAATATTCAAAAAGTTAgccattaaaaatattttttcacatGATGAACCACAGAATGCCTTTTTCATAATTACTAGTATTATTAGAAAATACATATACTAATAGGGAAAACAGAAGGCTCATAAGCCTCATCCATGGTAACCAAATTCTCTGTTCTGCAGGATGTTACGCAAGCTCAACAAACATGTCATAACTCTCCTGCACAATGTGCGATGGATACAAGAATAGGATAATATAGTAATCCCGCTGATATTAAACAAAATAGCTAGGCATCTGTACAGTAATCGGCTATTGTAATACAAGCTCAACAAGACATTGTGCTACCCCAAAAAACCTTCCGTATTTTCCTCTGAATCAATGGAGATAACAAATCATGTAGTGTATCAATTTCCTCATATGTAACCATGGGGAAGAAACACAACAGATGGCTGGGGATGTGACAGCtgtttctattttttcctttgctAACTTTGTGAATATGATCTTCCCTCGCTAACTTTGTGAATATGTACAGGACCATTGCTTGAATTTCCATTTAAGATTTTGTTGATGTTGTTGATTGAGAGCTCGCTGAGCTCTGCTTGTCACTCAAATCCTGAAGCTGTTCCAATGCTTTTACAACGTCCTTCATGTTTGGTCTGTATTTGGGTTCTGTGGCTATGCAACGAATTGCAAGATTAACTGCTCTTAGAGCTTCCTCTACCGAGTACTGGCCTTCAATACGAGCATCGAATATCTGAAGAACTCTGCGTTTGCTGGCAAGATAAGGTTTGGCCCATTCTACTAAGTTGTGTTCTCCAGTTGGCCTGTTCTTGTCCACTGCTCGTCTGCCAGATAAAATTTCGAGCAGAACAACTCCGAAACTATAGACATCGCTTTTAGCAGTTAAATGACCTTCATAAGAAGTGAAAGAGCATGAGATCAGAAAAGAATTAGCATGCATGATTATCTCCAACAAAGAGGAACACATAAAGAAGGAAATAAACTGTACTATATAATGCAGTCACACAATTTGTACCATAATATGCTTCACACAACCCAAGCCGATCCAAAAGCTTAAAGTCTATGTATTCTTGATGTGGAATACTTGATTCACACTAATTTTCTCAgcatatgaaaattaaaagtgAGCAGAAACAATGTTATACATTTAAAGATACCTGTTGCCATATACTCTGGAGCGGCATACCCAAATGTGCCCATGACCCTTGTTGAGACATAGCTTTTATCACCCTCTGGCCCATCCTTGGCCAATCCAAAATCAGATAGTTTTGAATCATAATTCTGTCATTTTACAATGCAATAAAATCTGTGAGTCTAGCTTCACAACAGGAATTCGACTGGAAGCTATAAATCCAgcaatttaaatatgttttaacaTACTGAATCAAGCAGGATGTTGGAAGTTTTGAAGTCACGATATATCACTTTCACTTCGTCACTATGAAGATATGCTAGACCCTTCGCAGCACCGAGGGCAACCTTCATAC
Proteins encoded:
- the LOC107413457 gene encoding receptor-like cytoplasmic kinase 176 isoform X1, whose translation is MGSCFSARIKAESPVHEGSNSNYGSKVSSVPSTPRTEGEILQSPNIKNFCFSELRTATRNFRPDSMVGEGGFGSVFKGWIDEHLLKAAKPGTGTVIAVKRLNQEGLQGHKEWLTEINYLGQLSHPNLVKLIGYCLEDDHRLLVYEFMPRGSLDNHLFRRASYFQPLPWNIRMKVALGAAKGLAYLHSDEVKVIYRDFKTSNILLDSNYDSKLSDFGLAKDGPEGDKSYVSTRVMGTFGYAAPEYMATGIFKCHLTAKSDVYSFGVVLLEILSGRRAVDKNRPTGEHNLVEWAKPYLASKRRVLQIFDARIEGQYSVEEALRAVNLAIRCIATEPKYRPNMKDVVKALEQLQDLSDKQSSASSQSTTSTKS
- the LOC107413457 gene encoding receptor-like cytoplasmic kinase 176 isoform X2; this encodes MGSCFSARIKAESPVHEGSNSNYGSKVSSVPSTPRTEGEILQSPNIKNFCFSELRTATRNFRPDSMVGEGGFGSVFKGWIDEHLLKAAKPGTGTVIAVKRLNQEGLQGHKEWLTEINYLGQLSHPNLVKLIGYCLEDDHRLLVYEFMPRGSLDNHLFRRASYFQPLPWNIRMKVALGAAKGLAYLHSDEVKVIYRDFKTSNILLDSNYDSKLSDFGLAKDGPEGDKSYVSTRVMGTFGYAAPEYMATGHLTAKSDVYSFGVVLLEILSGRRAVDKNRPTGEHNLVEWAKPYLASKRRVLQIFDARIEGQYSVEEALRAVNLAIRCIATEPKYRPNMKDVVKALEQLQDLSDKQSSASSQSTTSTKS